The following DNA comes from Neoarius graeffei isolate fNeoGra1 chromosome 25, fNeoGra1.pri, whole genome shotgun sequence.
atttgtgccctctgtcccctgcactttttacagccattacaaccactcaattcatttttaacatgtggaaacgtgTTTTTCcaagccgcctctaaacgcatcatgagcaggcggagctaaggcggcaaacaaacaccgctgtcgtgtgtgatcagaaatgctttagaaaatattgtgtgattatctttggtgtgattcagatctgggcagtgcttctgtatgttcagcaaaccagccaagaggctaaagactttagacagttttttccaaacaaaccgtgtaaattgagtaatgctgttgaatgtagataatgtttagctagaAGATGATAAAtcgatgtcaatttagttagttaagctagctagctaacttagagtcggtagtaactagttacatttacttgagtaactttttggataaattgtactcttaaagtgccattccaccattggatgtattctttggcataaaatacaatatattttatgacaacatgactagacagagaaatcttttagcttcaaaatgatatatcaaacataatttgacaacaagtatattaattttgcgaccaaagtcacctacccttttaatttccacgcggtagtgaaacgtgatgtcatcggcaggttccccttcttgtgtaccatgtcacgtggcacagattatcagcaatggcggatagaatgcgatttccacttgtcgattgctgtgccgatattcaccatcgaccgtctcctttgggcatcacttgctattttccttcgcttcttttccgaagctgacaatcgcgttctatccgccattgctgataatctgtgccacgtcacacgtgacgtggtacacaagaaggggaacctgccgatgacatcacgtttcactaccgcgcggaaattaaaagggtaggtgactttggtcgcaaaagtaatatacttgtcgttgtcaaaaaattatgtttgatatatcattttgaagctaaaagatttctctgtctagtcatgttgtcataaaatatattgtattttatgccaaaaaaaatacatccaatggtggaatggcactttaagagttgttttgttgcaaaatacattttacttttacttgagtaatattattctaaagtaacaatactcttacttgagtaacgttactattttggctgctctaagattactcacttctgggtagaaaataagaatataaatgtatttgtgttcctttgactgttatttttgtaaagatttaatttatttttgtggtagttaaagtttaaagtacatgaatttgctgattattattactgtattcctaattctatttcaaaatgttgctttccacatattttttttatctttattgccacaatagaaagagcagggtgagagaggagacggTGGACCAGatgccaacagggatgattatgcagggtcacaggtgagaagagaatataactacctatgtcactactactattcttaattccatttatagattttgactttagattttgatagtatatcattttaaagaactaaagtcggttccctggtgctgtgctgtttgtggttatgtggttctttagctgctaaggagaggtgcaactgaatgtgagaggatgataaatcactcagtagacctctgaacaatttgtccccctcacttctaaaatgatggctacgcccctggatttagggacattaaattcactttaagATCAGGCCAAGGATCCTTATCATACCTCAAAAGTTGTAACAAAATGGCTTGAAGACAAGAAAGTGAAACTATTGGAGTTGCCATCACAAACTGTGACCTGAAtcacaaaaaaaacatttttggaCTAAACTGAAAAAGCACGTCTGAGCAAGGAGGCACACATGCATGAACAGTTCTGAGgaggaggaatgggcaaaaatttcagccaAATATTGTGAGAAGCTTGTGGAAATGTTTGATTCAAGTTCAAGCAATTAAAAAGTAATGCCTCTAAATACTAACAaattgtatgtaaacttttgacccaCTAAAGTAAAAGCTGAAATAAATGTctcagttatctcatctcattatctctagccgctttatccttctacagggtcgcaggcaagctggagcctatcccagctgactacgggcgaaaggcggggtacaccctggacaagtcgccaggtcatcacagggctgacacatagacacagacaaccattcacactcacattcacacctacggtcaatttagagtcaccagtaaacctaacctgcatgtctttggactgtgggggaaaccggagcacccggaggaaacccacgcggacacggggagaacatgcaaactccacacagaaaggccctcgccggccccggggctcgaacccaggaccttcttgctgtgaggcgacagcgctaaccactacaccaccgtgccgccctgtctcagttattatttttgaaaattacATGGAAATTACCTTATAGAACTAAAGTAGGTATCTCCTAATttacttaaaacaaacaaacaaacaaaaccatatATGGAATTGTCTTTAGCCTAGATGTACGTGAACTTATGACCTCATCTGCAGATAAAAAATATTAGTTATTACTTTAATAGCAGTGTGGATATTATGGACATAAGCTGGGCATTATGGTTCTTTCAATAATATGCAAGCCTTTCTTCAAAGTGTATTAAACCTTTGTGTGACCTCAGCGGTGGTGTTTACCTGGTTTGGGCAGCAGGTGAAACTTGTGCACACAGTGCTGATCAGTGAGGCTACGTTCTTCACACAGCTGGTGTCCATTACTCCAGAACTTGTAGCAATCCTCATGAAGTTGTAAGGCATAGTGCTGGAAGGCTACTCCCCTGGCATGCTGACTGTAGACCCGGAGTGCCTGAGCTAGCTGGTTCTTATGCACTGTAGTAGTGTAGTTGTGTGGCAGATTGGATTGATATGCGCTGTGAGCCAGTGGCAATGCTTTCTGACACCTGTTTTCTGAAAATTTTGCATCTGCATCCAGGAAGCCTTCGAGAACCTTGAGCTGACCCTGCATTTTAAGGAAAAGTTCTGCTGTGTCGTCTTCACTGTTCTCCATCATAACTTGGTATAGCCTGGAGGCAACGCAAGTCCATTTGGAGTAGGTAGGTAACTCGAAGTGAGATGGCTGTGGGTTTCGGCCCACACTGTCATCGAAGCCTTTCTTGCTTAGCACAAGTTCTACATGCTGCCAAAGAAACTCTTTCAGAGTACAGTCCACTAACTGACCTCCTGACGAAGAGAGACCACTATTCTCCATAATAAATGAGAGATGCCTGTTCGAGTGGCGCATCTGTTGGTATCGCCTTTGCCCAGGGGCAGGTGTGCCAGGGTCACACTCACGCAGTGCACAGTTTGCCCGCAACTGCCCAAGCAGGGAACCAATCGGATCCTCCTCTGGTCCTGGAACCACGTAGACAAAAGCCTGGTTCGCAGGCACAGTGAACAGACAGTTGCTGCTCTGGTTGGTAAGGACTCTGCTCTTACGGAATATTCGGTAGATCTGATCTTCTAATGCATGTTGCAGACGCCGCCTCGGGGAGTGTTTCTTAGGTTTGTCTACTCCTGTGCCCTCATTGCCATTTCCAGCAAGTCCAGATGAACCGATCCTGAGAGCCCCGTTCATCTGGAACACAAACAGCAGACGAGGAGGACAGGGCCGACAGTTCATCTTCCATTCCTTTGACACAGGGCAATCCTTTATAGCACCACGGAGTAAAGGTAAAGTTTTCTGGCGCAGTGCGTCCAAGGCGCGGAACAACCTGTCATAAGTGACATCGAAGGAGCAGGTGGGATGAATTAACAGCAGAATGTGGCATAATGAGAAAAGATAGAGCAGCTGAAGGCAGTGATCCTTCTCAGCTCCTTTCCAAAATTCGTGCTCTTCGGCGTGACTTAGACCCGAAGATAAAGAATCACATGCCCGGAGAAGCTGGCGATTATCGAAAATGGAAGTCAGCACCAAATACAACACACGATTTTCCTGGCTATAATACGTCTTGATCAAGCTCCGTTCATTCAGATTATCCGGCTCGTCGGTCCCAAACACGGAAAAGACATGTTTATCAGACAAGATGTTTATAAGAGACTCCTTAGCACATCCAGTTTGCACAGCACTTTTCCCAAATATACCCAATATACATACGCCTTCATCTTTGTAAAAGGAATCCTCTATCACCTCTGACTGTAAAAGTGCATTAATATTCACAGGCAGCGCCATTGCTGTCTGAAACATCGGAGTAGGCGGGTTTTCCGTGATCATCAACTAAAAGTGACCGTGCGGAAACACGTTCTTTATGCGCTGGATTTTGAGTTCCTAGAAACATACTTGTTGCTGAGTGTCCGGGACAGTAGTAAATAAACACATCGAATTATTGATTACTGAAATAACTCATGTACTCTATCATCCAGTATGATTAGTTTCCTATATTCAGTTGAAATTATAAAGATAGACCGAAGTTATTTCAGAATGTGTTTATGAATTATTTATACACACATCATAAAAAAACATATTTAAGTGCACACGTACATAAAAAAGTGGCTTGAAGAAAATACTACAAACGACATTTAAATCAGTTTTTTAAATGACATATTTTTCGCTAAATATCATTGCTTGGTTGTGCAAATCATGCTTTTTCTTTAGGATTTGCCCAGCAGTGgagtaacttgttcagtgttgcttcTGTTAGCCCCAGCAGCTCTGTGAGACAAACCAGCTATAAACTCCAATATGCACTCTAACCTTGGTAGCAAAATGATGTTGGGTGCCACCATGCTGAAAAATACAACTTTGTCTGACCAGATACCAGCTGCCAAAACACAGGCTGAGCTGGTCAAACTAGGCAAGTTATTTTCCAGCTGCCTTATTGCTTGTCTAAACTGATCAATAAACGTTTGAGATTTTCCACCCTACTACAGTCTTAGTTTCATTAAAACAACTTGTCTATGATGTTACCTGAGTAACTGTAACTTCATAACAGTTTCCATTTACCAGCTTGAGCAGTTGGTGGTTTGCTCGCTGGTAGCTGTTTGGACCAAGGTGGATTTTATTTAGGAGGGCAGCACTGGCCTAGTGTAATTTTACCCATTGGCCCACCAAGGCCAGCACCTTTCAGCCACTTTTAAATCCACCTTGCTAATATTGGGTCAACTTGGGAatggttgtctcatctcattatctctagccgctttatccttctacagggtcgcaggcaagctggagcctatcccagctgactacgggcgaaaggcggggtacaccctggacaagtcgccaggtcatcacagggctgacacatagacacagacaaccattcacactcacggtccatttagagtcaccagttaacctaacctgcatgtctttggactgtgggggaaaccggagcacccggaggaaacccacgcggacacggggagaacatgcaaactccacacagaaaggccctcgccggccccggggctcgaacccaggaccttcttgctgtgaggcgacagcgctaaccactacaccaccgtgccgccctgggaatGGTTGTTGTGAAAAGTATTTCTGAGCAAAGTGTTGGTGTAGCATTGTATAGGGAGGACCATCCTAGCATCCCAAAATAGACACTGTGCCAACATCACTTTGCTTCCTGACATTAAAACATATTTTAGCATTACCTGTATTCCATGTGCAGTTCCAATATATCAGTTTTATCGCGTGAACTTTAAGCAATAAACCAAGAAATGCTTATTACTCTTGTCATAAATGGATAATATAGCAGTTCAATAAATACATGCCTTGATAGGTCATTTAGCATCCACCCACATACAGTACAAGGATAACACAGTCCCCTCTGAcagtactggaacagcaaggtCAAATCTTTTGATTTCACTATACACTAAAGGCATTTGTGTTTGAGTTCAAAAGACGAAAATGAGCTGATAGATTAAAATTTCAGCATTCATTTCCTTATATTTACAGTTAGATGTGTTAAATAATTGAGAACGataccttttgtttgaacccacccatttttcaatTAATCAGACATAGtggaacatgtgactgacagGTGATTCTTGTTGTCCAGGTGTGCTCTGTTAGATTAATAGTTTAAACAATTAATGGCTCTGAATATCTGCTCTTGGGTTGAGCCCTGGGTTTttcctgtgaagactgcatttgttgtggataaaccaacatgaagaccagagagctgtctactgaaaaaaagcaagctattttgaagctgagaaaaaaaAGTAAACTCGAACAGAACCATTGAACACATATTGGGGAAGCcacggcctaatggttagagaagcagctttgggaccaaaaggtcaccggttcgattccctggtccagcaggaatggctgaagtgcccttgagcaaggcacctaacccccaactgctccccaggctgctctgttgCATGtcaataagagtgtctgctaaatcctgttaatgtaatgtaatattaggCATAGCCAATGCAACAATTTGGaatctcctgaaaaaaaaaaccaatataaAGTCCATACATCAAATAGGCCAACCAAGGAAAATAACAGCAGTTGGTGACAGAAACATTGTGAtagctgtgaagaaaaacccagaaacaacagtgacatcaccaacaacAACAGGGCAGGGGTTATCACAATACACAATTTGAAGAAGACCTCGGGAACAGAAACACACAAAATGCAACAATTTGGaatctcctgaaaaaaaaaacaatataaagtcCATACATCatcactcatcagcagtaagaatcagaaggccagattggaattcacaaagaaatacagagatggtCCACAAAATTTCTAGAACCAAGCTTAagctctaccaaagtgatggaaaggccaaagtatggaaaaataaaggatctgctcatgatacAAAACATGTGAGCTCATCGGTCATGCACAGTGGAGGTAGTGGCATGGCTTGGGCTTCTAGAACTGGCttactaatctttattgatgttgtaactcatgatggtagcagcagaattgattcagaagtctacagaaacattgtctgccattttacagagaaatgtatccaatctaattgggagaaatttcatgcagcaagataatcacacaaaacacactgccaatacaacaaaggacttcatcaagtggaaggttttagactggccaagaCAGACAATCACTGGACTTTAACTGAAGTGAGCGTGCATTTAATCTCCTGAAAAGGAGGCTGAAAGGAGCCCCCCcccaaccatatatatatatatatatatatatatatatatatatatatatatatatatatatatatatatgttatttaccagctgggaggtccgtatcgtgaaatactgtgacctcggccatgaatactgaccttggccctggaaaatgcaaataaaagaaagcagtgatttctgaatttactttgacttgtatttcactgcagacagcATAAActaaagatatttcatgttttgtccggtcaacttcatttcatttgttaatatacatccattcttgcatttcaggcctgcaacacattccaaaaaaagttgggacaggggcaatttagggctagtaatgaggtaaaacaattaaattatGATGCAGT
Coding sequences within:
- the smg8 gene encoding nonsense-mediated mRNA decay factor SMG8, translating into MFQTAMALPVNINALLQSEVIEDSFYKDEGVCILGIFGKSAVQTGCAKESLINILSDKHVFSVFGTDEPDNLNERSLIKTYYSQENRVLYLVLTSIFDNRQLLRACDSLSSGLSHAEEHEFWKGAEKDHCLQLLYLFSLCHILLLIHPTCSFDVTYDRLFRALDALRQKTLPLLRGAIKDCPVSKEWKMNCRPCPPRLLFVFQMNGALRIGSSGLAGNGNEGTGVDKPKKHSPRRRLQHALEDQIYRIFRKSRVLTNQSSNCLFTVPANQAFVYVVPGPEEDPIGSLLGQLRANCALRECDPGTPAPGQRRYQQMRHSNRHLSFIMENSGLSSSGGQLVDCTLKEFLWQHVELVLSKKGFDDSVGRNPQPSHFELPTYSKWTCVASRLYQVMMENSEDDTAELFLKMQGQLKVLEGFLDADAKFSENRCQKALPLAHSAYQSNLPHNYTTTVHKNQLAQALRVYSQHARGVAFQHYALQLHEDCYKFWSNGHQLCEERSLTDQHCVHKFHLLPKPGEKPEVDHNPPILYHNSRGRSTSSCNCGRKQAPREDPFDIQTANYDFYLMLEEKCCGKLERINFPVFQSSTSDPAPACDDATRPPEAPVSDAERLKEKESVTHTPGDSTSLSLALSLGQSTDSLGAYADGAEGHEKRPSVDRQASTVEYLPGMLHSGCPKGLLPKFSSWSLVKLGPAKSYNTLVGLEQPGFLPGSAFLLPWDLVIRSRSEDDASSTDLDGSTSSWPAPNKVPAGKRGTVGIGRGRRRDDVSRVYVGFEYEDSRGRRFLSSGPDKVVKVLGQGGPKEPATRALNSDMPLYIPSPAQGRGIKPHYAQLARLFVVVPDGPIEIILSPQVQPGPPPCPIFHPEQPEVVLPPDGLWVLRFPYAYVTDSGPCYPPKENQPLASFRVLKGILRANTACSPAQ